The Niveibacterium umoris genome includes the window CAGCAAGGGTACCTACATCCGCACGCTCGCAGAAGATATCGGAGAGCGCCTGGGATGCGGCGCGCATCTTGTCGCGTTGAGGCGCACCGCGATCGGCCCTTTCGGCATCGAGTCTTCCGTGCCGTTGCTGCAACTTGAATCTGGCGAGGATGCCCGCGCGCTCGCGCTGCGATCGGCTGACCTGCTTGTCTCTCATTTGCCTGAAGTTCCGCTTGCTCCGGACGCTGCAGGCAGTTTCTTGCACGGCCAGGCTGTCGCTGCCCCGCTGCCGCCAGGCGCGACGGAGTGCCGTGTATTTGCCGAAGGGCGTTTTCTCGGTCTTGGCCGGGTCGACGTCGACGGCCGTCTTGCCCCGCGCAGGCTGATTGCAACAGCCGCAGGTGCTTGATGTAAATGAAAATCCGCCGCTATAATGCGCGGCTCGACCGAACGCACAGATAACTGGATTAAGAGATGGCTATTGTTACCGCACAAAAGGCGCAAATCGTTGCTGATTTCCAGCGCGCCAAGGGCGACACCGGTTCGCCCGAAGTTCAGATCGCGCTGCTCACCGCGCGTATCAACGACCTGACCGGTCACTTCAAGACCCACGTCAAGGATCACCATTCCCGCCGCGGCCTGCTCGCGCTGGTCAGCCAGCGTCGCAAGCTGCTGGACTACCTGAAGCGCAAGGAAGTTGACCGCTATCGCAGCGTCATCGAACGCCTGGGCCTGCGCAAGTAATCGACGGCTGTCAGCCGTGATCACGACGCATTTCCCGCGGTTCGGCTGAATACGCAATGCCGGCGAGCCCTACGGGCCACGCCGGCATTGTTCCATTTACGCTCCGTTGCGCTGCCATGCGGAAGACGTCCGCAAATGTTGCCGCGCGGCGGGCAGACTGAAAGGAATTCCCTTGCTGCCTACCCCGATCAAGAAGACTTTCGCTTACGGCAACCAGACCGTCACCATGGAAACCGGTGAGATCGCGCGCCAGGCTCATGGTGCAGTGGTTGTTACGGTTGAAGATACCGTCGTACTGGCAACTGTTGTTGCTGCAAAGAACCCGAAGCCGGGT containing:
- the rpsO gene encoding 30S ribosomal protein S15; the encoded protein is MAIVTAQKAQIVADFQRAKGDTGSPEVQIALLTARINDLTGHFKTHVKDHHSRRGLLALVSQRRKLLDYLKRKEVDRYRSVIERLGLRK